Proteins encoded within one genomic window of Candidatus Zixiibacteriota bacterium:
- a CDS encoding DegT/DnrJ/EryC1/StrS aminotransferase family protein, which yields MSCGQELDWPLMKNNVERADLQAVIDYLGQNSPRLTQAGQVESFEQEWSRWLGAKYSVFVNSGSSANLLTIAALREHRGPGEVIVPTLTWVSDIAAVLQCGFTPVFVDIDPRTLGMDTDEVLKKITPRTRAVFLTHVLGYNALNRRLLGELERRNIALIEDVCESYGATFEGRRLGTFGWAANFSFYYAHHMSTVEGGMISTDDEDLYETLRMLRSHGMTREVKSEALRRRYAEDHPDLNPDFIFAFPAYNVRSTEINAVIGRSQLRRLDARNRVRTENLNCFLEQLDPGKYRTDFDTTGSCNYALTLVLREPDPALRDRVVRTLREHGVEFRRGTSGGGNQLRQPYLRKLFGDAYRNYPAVDHVHFYGFYIGNYPELPREKISRLCSMLNRL from the coding sequence ATGAGCTGCGGACAAGAGCTCGACTGGCCGCTGATGAAAAACAACGTCGAGCGTGCCGATCTGCAAGCCGTGATCGATTACCTCGGGCAGAACAGCCCGAGATTGACGCAGGCGGGTCAGGTCGAGTCGTTCGAGCAGGAGTGGTCGCGCTGGCTGGGAGCGAAGTACAGCGTTTTCGTCAACTCGGGCTCTTCGGCGAATCTTTTGACGATCGCCGCCCTGCGGGAACACCGGGGGCCGGGGGAGGTCATCGTCCCGACCCTGACCTGGGTTTCCGACATCGCGGCGGTGCTCCAGTGCGGCTTCACGCCGGTCTTCGTCGACATCGATCCGAGGACCCTCGGGATGGACACCGACGAGGTACTGAAAAAAATCACCCCTCGGACCCGCGCGGTTTTCCTGACTCACGTCCTCGGCTACAACGCGCTCAACCGCCGCCTCCTCGGCGAGCTGGAAAGGCGAAACATTGCGCTGATCGAGGATGTGTGCGAGTCCTACGGCGCGACCTTCGAGGGCCGCAGGCTCGGGACGTTCGGCTGGGCGGCGAATTTCTCCTTTTACTACGCGCACCACATGAGCACGGTCGAGGGAGGAATGATCTCCACCGATGACGAGGACCTTTACGAGACGCTGCGGATGCTGCGCTCGCACGGCATGACGCGCGAGGTGAAGTCGGAGGCCCTCAGGCGCCGCTACGCCGAGGACCACCCCGACCTCAACCCCGATTTCATTTTCGCGTTTCCCGCCTACAACGTGCGCTCCACGGAGATCAACGCGGTGATCGGGCGGTCGCAGCTCCGCAGACTGGACGCGAGAAACCGCGTGCGCACGGAGAACCTCAACTGTTTTCTGGAGCAACTGGACCCCGGAAAATACCGCACCGATTTCGATACGACGGGAAGCTGCAACTACGCCCTGACGCTGGTGCTGCGGGAGCCTGACCCAGCGTTACGCGACCGGGTAGTGCGGACCCTGCGGGAGCACGGCGTGGAATTCCGCCGCGGGACCTCGGGAGGCGGCAACCAGCTCCGCCAGCCCTATCTGCGCAAGCTCTTCGGCGACGCTTACCGGAACTACCCAGCCGTGGACCACGTGCACTTCTACGGGTTCTATATCGGCAACTATCCTGAGCTCCCTCGGGAAAAGATCTCCCGGCTGTGCTCCATGCTGAACCGACTGTGA
- a CDS encoding radical SAM protein, with protein MRKSDLDLLLIHPGSRSQIYQSLGSTLSAIEPPVWTGLMATFARSRGFSAYVLDAEAEDLAPEQVAARVEEIRPLLCAVVVYGHQPSASTQNMTAAGAICTAVKQLLPEQPVLLVGGHVAALPERTLREESADFVCTGEGPWTLADLLSALRSRSPDLSKVRGLCYREDGHVAVTPPAPLVKDLDREMGELAWDLLPMEKYRAHNWHCFGEPSRRPYASLYTTFGCPYRCSFCCIQAPFKSGEKLAGMKETVNSYRFWSPGAVIAQIEKLVERYGVRHIKIADEMFVLNPRHVLGLCDAIIERGFDLNIWAYARVDTVKDGMLEKLKRAGFNWLAFGIEAASERVRDDVDKGFGQEEIFNTIAKVRAAGINVLGNYIFGLPEDDLESMQATLDLAVELNCEFANFYSAMAYPGSRLYELALERGWPLPEKWSGYSQHSVDTLPLPTKYLSGPEVLRFRDHAFKVYYRNAEYLAMIEAKFGPQTVREIHEMTSHKLKRKYVPAEGAVPPSAGA; from the coding sequence ATGCGCAAAAGCGACCTCGATCTCCTGTTGATCCATCCGGGGAGCCGGAGCCAGATCTATCAATCTCTCGGCTCCACGCTCTCCGCGATCGAGCCCCCGGTCTGGACCGGCCTCATGGCGACCTTCGCCCGCAGCCGGGGCTTCTCCGCGTACGTGCTCGACGCCGAGGCGGAAGATCTGGCGCCCGAACAGGTCGCGGCACGGGTGGAGGAAATTCGCCCGCTACTTTGCGCTGTCGTGGTGTACGGTCATCAACCCTCGGCTTCGACCCAGAACATGACCGCCGCGGGCGCGATCTGTACCGCCGTCAAGCAGTTGCTTCCCGAGCAGCCGGTCCTGCTCGTCGGAGGACACGTGGCGGCCTTGCCCGAGCGGACGCTCCGCGAAGAAAGCGCCGACTTCGTGTGTACGGGGGAAGGCCCCTGGACCCTGGCGGATTTGCTTTCGGCGCTCCGGAGCCGCTCGCCCGATCTCTCCAAGGTTCGCGGGCTTTGCTACCGGGAGGACGGACACGTTGCGGTCACCCCTCCGGCGCCGCTGGTCAAAGATCTGGACCGCGAGATGGGAGAGCTGGCGTGGGACCTGCTGCCGATGGAGAAGTACCGGGCCCATAACTGGCACTGCTTCGGCGAGCCGTCGCGGCGGCCCTACGCTTCCCTCTACACGACGTTCGGCTGCCCGTACCGCTGCAGCTTTTGCTGCATTCAGGCCCCCTTCAAATCCGGCGAAAAGCTCGCCGGGATGAAAGAGACCGTCAACAGTTACCGGTTCTGGAGCCCGGGAGCAGTGATCGCCCAGATCGAAAAGCTGGTCGAGCGCTACGGCGTTCGCCACATCAAGATCGCCGACGAGATGTTCGTGCTCAACCCGCGCCACGTCCTCGGTCTGTGCGACGCCATCATCGAGCGCGGCTTCGATCTCAACATCTGGGCGTATGCGCGCGTGGACACCGTCAAGGACGGGATGCTGGAGAAGCTCAAGCGCGCGGGATTCAACTGGCTCGCCTTCGGGATCGAGGCGGCGAGCGAGCGGGTGCGGGACGACGTGGACAAGGGGTTCGGGCAGGAGGAAATCTTCAACACCATCGCGAAGGTCCGGGCGGCGGGGATCAACGTCCTTGGCAACTACATCTTCGGGCTGCCCGAAGACGATCTGGAGAGCATGCAGGCCACGCTCGATCTCGCCGTGGAGCTGAACTGCGAGTTCGCGAACTTCTACTCGGCCATGGCCTATCCGGGGTCGCGGCTTTACGAGCTGGCGCTCGAAAGAGGCTGGCCGCTGCCGGAAAAGTGGAGCGGCTATTCGCAGCACTCGGTCGACACGCTGCCGCTGCCGACGAAGTACCTCTCGGGACCCGAGGTGCTGCGGTTCCGGGACCACGCTTTTAAGGTCTATTACCGTAACGCCGAGTATCTCGCGATGATCGAGGCCAAATTCGGGCCGCAAACGGTCCGGGAGATCCATGAGATGACCTCGCATAAGCTAAAAAGAAAGTACGTGCCCGCGGAAGGGGCCGTGCCGCCAAGCGCAGGCGCTTAA
- a CDS encoding NUDIX hydrolase: MSKRRLVCENSRFSVFFDEIASGGRTAARDYLVVAPKRASNSGTTGVAVLPVVDGRIGLIRTYRHAVACESWEIPRGFIEDGEADAVSAVRELEEETGLSCSLRNIRSLGFVVPDAGVLAARVHLFSASKCFRSRPFRTAEWGHREFSLFDLATLRKMVACSKIQDPCTLIAYYKFLYPGRAPRKKERMKS, translated from the coding sequence GTGAGCAAGCGCAGGCTCGTCTGCGAGAACAGCCGGTTCTCGGTGTTCTTCGACGAGATCGCTTCCGGAGGGCGGACCGCTGCCCGGGATTATCTCGTTGTCGCCCCGAAGCGAGCGAGTAACAGCGGTACGACGGGCGTAGCCGTGCTTCCGGTCGTTGACGGCCGGATCGGGCTGATCCGGACTTACCGGCACGCAGTCGCCTGCGAGTCATGGGAGATCCCGAGGGGTTTTATCGAGGACGGGGAAGCGGATGCGGTCTCGGCGGTCCGCGAGCTCGAAGAGGAGACCGGCCTCTCATGCTCCCTGCGCAACATTCGATCCCTGGGGTTTGTCGTTCCGGATGCGGGGGTCCTGGCGGCCCGCGTCCATCTATTCTCCGCATCGAAGTGCTTCAGGAGCAGGCCCTTTCGCACGGCCGAATGGGGTCATCGCGAATTTTCTCTTTTTGATCTGGCGACACTCCGCAAAATGGTCGCCTGCTCCAAGATTCAGGACCCTTGCACGCTGATCGCGTACTACAAGTTCCTGTATCCCGGCCGTGCTCCGCGGAAAAAGGAGCGCATGAAATCTTGA
- a CDS encoding glycosyltransferase family 2 protein gives MKTTLLVLTLNEIEGMKAIMPRVDRTWCDQIIVLDGGSVDGTIEYAKENGYFVYVQRAPGIRNAYKEVLPYVEGDVIVTFSPDGNCIPELIPALIDKMREGYDMVIGSRYLGGARSEDDDPVTALGNWLFTQTVNVLHGGRYTDVMNIFRAYKTQLIYDLGLDKDDPYSTAERIFRTTISWEPLLSVRAAKRKLKVTEIPADEPPRLGGVRKLQVFRWGGAYYFQFIREKFCGC, from the coding sequence TTGAAGACGACACTGCTGGTTCTGACCTTGAACGAGATCGAGGGCATGAAGGCGATCATGCCGCGCGTCGACAGGACATGGTGCGACCAGATCATCGTTCTGGACGGCGGATCGGTGGACGGCACGATCGAGTACGCCAAGGAAAACGGTTATTTCGTTTACGTTCAGCGTGCGCCGGGGATCAGGAACGCCTACAAAGAAGTGCTGCCGTACGTCGAGGGGGACGTTATCGTCACCTTCAGCCCGGACGGGAACTGCATCCCCGAGCTGATCCCCGCGCTGATCGACAAGATGCGGGAAGGCTACGACATGGTGATCGGCTCGCGCTACCTGGGAGGAGCTCGGAGCGAGGACGACGATCCCGTCACGGCCCTCGGGAACTGGTTGTTCACGCAGACCGTCAACGTACTGCACGGCGGCCGCTACACGGACGTCATGAACATTTTCCGGGCCTACAAGACGCAGTTGATCTACGATCTGGGTTTGGACAAGGATGATCCCTACTCGACGGCGGAAAGAATCTTTCGTACGACGATAAGCTGGGAGCCGTTGCTTTCAGTGAGGGCAGCCAAGAGGAAGCTTAAGGTCACGGAAATTCCCGCCGACGAACCGCCGCGCTTGGGCGGAGTCAGAAAGCTTCAGGTGTTTCGCTGGGGCGGAGCGTATTATTTTCAGTTCATTCGCGAGAAGTTCTGCGGGTGTTAA